From Pseudomonas sp. stari2, a single genomic window includes:
- a CDS encoding fe2+ zn2+ uptake regulation protein yields the protein MYNPQLPSDGSQAPQGASMGSHASVFGQRAERHGNERIRLLLKSFGLRTSLIRLKVIDALLVAAQSERSLGVRGVHSQLLELGIPLSFLSVREVLKRLCAEGVITFNADKSYSLHPQAAAVLNSD from the coding sequence ATGTACAACCCGCAACTACCATCGGACGGTAGCCAGGCACCACAAGGAGCTTCCATGGGTTCGCACGCCAGCGTATTCGGACAAAGGGCCGAGCGCCACGGCAATGAACGTATTCGTCTGCTGCTCAAGAGTTTCGGCCTGCGCACCAGCCTGATTCGCCTGAAAGTCATCGATGCCCTGCTGGTCGCCGCCCAGAGCGAACGCAGCCTGGGTGTGCGCGGTGTCCACAGCCAATTGCTGGAGCTGGGCATTCCGCTGTCTTTTCTCAGCGTGCGCGAAGTGTTGAAGCGCCTGTGCGCCGAAGGCGTGATCACCTTCAACGCCGACAAGAGCTACAGCCTGCACCCACAAGCTGCCGCTGTCCTCAATAGCGATTGA